In Colletotrichum destructivum chromosome 1, complete sequence, the sequence gaggagggggaggggggcagagCTCCTCAATGCCGAGATCCCGAAGCGACGGCGAGATGGCAGTACAAGGCGATGCGATGGAGAGAGACGACGCTGCAGTTCGGCGCAAGACGGTCGGAGCAGACGGGAGAAAGGCCACGAGAGAGGTGCAACGACTTGATAATTGAGTATGAGTGAGTTGAGTAAGagtgagagacagagacagagaaagtgagagaaagagagagcaaTGGTCAGATTGAAACAGGAGAGGGATGCGGGGCGCGATCGGTTGCtctccaaaaaaaaaaaaagtgacagtgacagtgacagtgacagtgacagtgacagtgaGATGTTTCTTCAGCGTCTGCCCAGTCTTCGGCAGCTCGGGACCCTTGGTTTAATTCTTCCCCATGTCCTGCTTTGCActaaaaagaaaaaaagaaatccgaaagaaaaaaagggggggacgGAAATAAACACATAAAAATACAGGAACCACGCGATACATCCggatgagatggatggatagacctcacactcacactcactcCCTCACTTCGTCACCCTTCAACATCcagccaccaccaccactaccactCCCCTGTGCTGTGCTGGATGAGTAAGCGCACCAAGGCAATCATTCCGCTGTGGAAACACACTTGTGCCCGCCCACTGATCACCCCAAGGCCGGAGAGCGGCTTCGGATCACCGCGCTAGCCCTCAATCGAGGATAGTCAGACTCGCTAGTGAGTGCCCACCAATTCACACACTCCACTCTTGTTCTTCCagactctttttttttcgcGCTCTGGTTTTTCTGCGCTGTCGATGAGCGGGTCCCATTTGCTTATATAACTACCTAGGACTGCATGATTGGCTGGAATGCAGTGAACGGACCATGActcctctcttctctgtCGTCACCCCCCGAGGCAGATCTTACAAGGTGTGTCAAAAGGTGAGAGCGTGAAAACATTTCGGTCTGATATAATCATTCTCAGCCCACCCATCGATGACTCCTAGAAGACGACAGAGAGAGGGCATTTAATTCTATGCTTTTGTCCCTCCTTCACCCGAAAATGAGATCCTCTTATCCAATATTCAATGCGATCAGAGATTGATGTCGCTCTTGACATGCTCTGAAGCCAGCCGCGTGCACGTCATGTTGCAGTGCAGCGCGTGGGAATGATGAATTTCTGCGATCCGAATTGTGGCCCTTGTTGCGTCACTCTTTGGTACCGCTCGAGTCAGTCGCTTCTTCATCCTTGGTTCGAGCTCCGTTATCTGTGCCGCTTTGATGAGGATTTTCGTCCATCACCGCAAATCGTATCGAGGATTTGTTTACCCGCCCGATAGTTCAAATGGGTGCTTTTGAGGGCTTAGACTGATACCTCGTCGATACTGATTTCTGATTGACTCACTGTCACAACAATAAGACGATACCAGGCACCAAGTTAATCATGATGGATTAGAAACTATTGAAGATACCATCACCTGCACTTTTTCCAACCACCTAAAGAGACGCGCTCAGCGGCAAGTCTCGAGACGAGCTTCCCACCCACACCTTCTTCGGGTACTTGCTGATGACCCAGTTCTGGCTCACCGTGTCCCAGTTGCTGAGATCGCGCCTCGTGATCTCCGCCCTGAAAGTCGCCGACGCACCGGGCTCGATAGGGAGTCGCTCGAAGCCGCGCAGCACCTTGACCGGGTCCTCCGGGCCGCCGAGTGACACGTACAGCTGCgcaacctcgtcgccggcaacACCGCCCGTGTTGGtgaccgtcgccgtcacggTGTACAAGACGTCCCAAAGCTGAGGGTTGCCACCAGGGGCGCCTGATGCCGGGTGCTTGGGCTGGGGGCTGCTCTCGAGCGCCCGGGGAGGCAGGAACTCGTCGGCCGCCTGTCCAAACGTCGGGTCGTTGGCAGACTCGCGAATGTCCGTTGTGTTCAGGTAGGGGTAGATGAAGTTGTAGATGTAACGGAACTTGTCGCTTGGGAACACGTATTCCGCCGGGTCGGTGCTGTAGTTGCCAAATGTCGGCGCCTCCGCCGTCTCGCCCGTCGTTGGTGTGTATTCGCCCGCGTTTCCGGGAGTCACTACCAAGTTGGAGTACTCAAAAGTCGTGTACGAAAGGCCAAAGCCGAAGGGATAGATGGGAGCCGCGCCAGTGGAGTTCCGGTATGTTCCGTTGCCGCTGGACCCGGAAGTGGCCCGATCGAAGTAGCGGTAGTCGATAAAGACCCCCTCGGTAAAGTCGTCCTGAGGAGCGCCCTCACCGTTGTTGGGCTCGTACaagacgtcggcgccgtagCTTTCGCGGGTGGGGCCCCACGTGAACGGGGACTTGCCTCCGGGGTTGACGTCTCCGTAAAGCACGTCCGTGATCGAGTGACCCGACTCTTGGCCCGGAAGACCGGCCCACACAATCGCCGTGATGTTGGGGTTGTTGTACATGTCGGTCAGCAAGACAGGGCCCGACGAatggatgacgacgatggtgttgttgttgatcGATGACACGTTCTTGACCAACTCGTCGCCCGCGTTCCAGAGCGTCAGATTCTGCCGGTCACCTTCGTTACCGCCGACATTGATGTAACCCTCACCACTGTTTGCGTTGACAAACACAATGGCTGTGGCATCTGCCTGCGAGACCAGGGCCGTAGTAGCCGCGGTTTCGTAGTTGCTGAGGATGCTCTCGTACCGGCTGCCATCCGCGATCGCCCGCGCTTGAAGCCCTTGATCAGGAGTAATAAGATAAGAAAATTCGCTCGAGCCTGATCCCCACGCGGCTCCCAAGGTTCCTGAGTTACAGCCGCGATCGGCGCATCCGTTGGGGCCCCGAGAGTTGGGGCCGGCATCCTCACCGATGACGGCCAGGAACTTGGGCTTCTGGAGTGGCAGGGCGCCTTCGTTCTTCAACAGGACCGTAGCCTTGGCAGCGATCTCACGAATGAGATTGGCGTGATCTCTGCCGTTGCGGACGTCGACATGCTGGTTAATGACCTTAACATTCTCCTTGGCGTAGTACTGAACAGGTCCGATGGTGTCCTTGGTCCATGAAGAGAAGTTGATGTCGGGCAACGTCTTCACCTCGAAGCCAACCTTGAAGAAGGCAGCCATGATGCGCAGagccatgtcgtcgaggcgaTACTCGGGgacggtgccgttgaggACGGCTACGGTGAGGTTGGTGCCCCAGAATGTTGTTCCCGTGTTGAAGAGCACATCACCAGGCATAGCCATGTCGAGGCCAGCAACAGCGGTAGCAGCTCCTGCCTGTTTGAGATGTCAATAACCCGATAATTAACTGTGACTAATGTAGCGTCATTTGCCAAATGGATTTTGGATGTAAAATTTGCACGTACATGTTGAGCTTGCCTGTGAAAATGTTAGCCATTGAAGCCAAACTCGAGAATAGTGAATGTGAGGACggaaggaaggaagaaagaaaggaaagaagaactgACCAATCGGACATGATGAAACCCTGGAAGCCGAGCTCTTCCTTCAGGAGACCGTTGAGAAGCTTCGAGTTCTGGCAGCCATACGAGTTGTTGACTTGGTTGTAGGAGCACATGATAGAACCGACACCGGCGCGGATGGCATCCGCAAAGGGCCACATGTACAGCTCGTGCATGGTTCTGTCGTCGATGTTGGATGACAAGGACTCGGTGATGTTGTATCCGTAGCCGATGGCCTCGGGCGCTTGTCTGAAATGCTCCTGCTCGTTGCCGATGAAATGCTTGGCGCATGCGATCGCGTGCTTCTGGATACCCTTGACCGACTCAGCCATGGCAATACCTGTAAGGTACGGGTCGACAGAGAATCCCTCCCAGTTACGACCTCCAGTTGGCGCGCGGCCGATGGGCCCAGCAACAGGGGCCAGAACAACGTCGACACCCTTGGCACGGTGCTCGAACCCGATGGCTTCAGCTCTGCGGTAGATCAGACTTCGGTCCCAGGTCGCCGCGGCGGTCTGGCCCGAGGGGAAAACGGAGTTGTAGTCGGAGAAGCGGACACCCACAGGGCCATCCTGCATGCAAAGGCCGCGAAGCCCCAGTCGGGGAATAGACCCAACGTTGCCGACGCACACATCTCCTTGCCAGCTAAACTTCTATCAGCATTTGTCATAGCTTAGTTGATGCGGGACGCTCACCCAACTCCGGTTGTCAAGTTGACCTTCTCAAGGAGAGTCAGCTGGGACACGAAGTCCTTCGCTTTGACATAAGCCTCAGCCCAGCCGTCGGCACTGGGGTCCATCCATGGTGACGGGTAAACTGGCGGCGAGTATGCGAGATCGCGCTGTGAACATGATAAGTCTTCTGAGCGTCTTGAGGATTGCAGCAACCCAACGGCGGATGCTGTGACTTCAAAAAAACGCATGACTGGGTGGGATAAGCCTGTATTTGCAGGTCAATTCAACAAGGGAGAGAAGGGTATGAGTAACGAAACAGGCAGGGTTATTATTGGGATGGCAGAAAAGCCCGTTCGGTGTGTTCGCCCGATACACGGGACAAAAAGGAATGACAATGTCTCGGATGTTCAAGAAGGGTGAGACTTCTGAGTGGCACTGATGGGGTCCACGAAGGCAACAGACAGTCGGTCTATCTGTGCCGCGACAGCAACGTACCTTGTGCAACCTTGCGTCCGGAGTCACGGCGGCAGCGTAATCAGTTGCTGCCAAGAGGGCAACGACCAGAGCCTGAGTCCTCATTGTGAGACCTGTCGGCTGCCTGGTTGGGCAGTGTATGCCGGGAATCTGGATATCGAGAGAACTACAACAGGAAGCAGTTCCAGGTCAATCCGAGTCAGTGGCACGGCGTTCAATGGCACTGAGAAGTCGTGTAAAGGAAGCACGCAAGCTCGGACGAGAAACCAGACGAAGGCGGACGCAGCTGCTTTAATGTTGGCAGAAGGGATGATCGTCCAGGTCAGGGTAGCTCCCTCTCCGACCAACGTGCCGAGGGCAAGCTTCTGGGCCGGCCTCCGACGCCTGCCGGTGATGATCCGGGCTGGGCTTGACCTGAACTGATGATGCAACAAGGCTTCCCTGCTTGCAAATAGTGGACATGGGCAGCTATGCTGGATGCCGTACGGATATTGCCCCACCGCTCCGCAGGACAAGTTCTGGGATGAAGTCGTCCCACTGCTTCCAACTGGTACACATAAACCCAGCCAGTGTAAGCGGACTTGGGAGGAGTTGTATCCATCCGTACGTGGGGACGAAGGGTTGAGTGCGGGGGAAGAAGCGATggagagacagacagacgatGGAAGAGGGTCAGATGAGACGAAGATGGAGGGCCATCTCGAGTCACGAGTGGTTGGTATTGCACTTGAAGCAGCTGCTTTCCGGCCGGGGGAGAGGATGGGTAGGCCATCTCGGGTGAGCCTGTGAGAACAGCAACTGGCTTCACCGGGTCACTAGGCTCAATGATGCAGTAATGGGATCCGTACGTCATGGTCGAAAAGGGCCGATCAGCTCGCGTG encodes:
- a CDS encoding Putative glycoside hydrolase, family 3, glycoside hydrolase family 3 domain, immunoglobulin, translating into MRTQALVVALLAATDYAAAVTPDARLHKRDLAYSPPVYPSPWMDPSADGWAEAYVKAKDFVSQLTLLEKVNLTTGVGWQGDVCVGNVGSIPRLGLRGLCMQDGPVGVRFSDYNSVFPSGQTAAATWDRSLIYRRAEAIGFEHRAKGVDVVLAPVAGPIGRAPTGGRNWEGFSVDPYLTGIAMAESVKGIQKHAIACAKHFIGNEQEHFRQAPEAIGYGYNITESLSSNIDDRTMHELYMWPFADAIRAGVGSIMCSYNQVNNSYGCQNSKLLNGLLKEELGFQGFIMSDWQAQHAGAATAVAGLDMAMPGDVLFNTGTTFWGTNLTVAVLNGTVPEYRLDDMALRIMAAFFKVGFEVKTLPDINFSSWTKDTIGPVQYYAKENVKVINQHVDVRNGRDHANLIREIAAKATVLLKNEGALPLQKPKFLAVIGEDAGPNSRGPNGCADRGCNSGTLGAAWGSGSSEFSYLITPDQGLQARAIADGSRYESILSNYETAATTALVSQADATAIVFVNANSGEGYINVGGNEGDRQNLTLWNAGDELVKNVSSINNNTIVVIHSSGPVLLTDMYNNPNITAIVWAGLPGQESGHSITDVLYGDVNPGGKSPFTWGPTRESYGADVLYEPNNGEGAPQDDFTEGVFIDYRYFDRATSGSSGNGTYRNSTGAAPIYPFGFGLSYTTFEYSNLVVTPGNAGEYTPTTGETAEAPTFGNYSTDPAEYVFPSDKFRYIYNFIYPYLNTTDIRESANDPTFGQAADEFLPPRALESSPQPKHPASGAPGGNPQLWDVLYTVTATVTNTGGVAGDEVAQLYVSLGGPEDPVKVLRGFERLPIEPGASATFRAEITRRDLSNWDTVSQNWVISKYPKKVWVGSSSRDLPLSASL